From a region of the Mobula birostris isolate sMobBir1 chromosome 28, sMobBir1.hap1, whole genome shotgun sequence genome:
- the LOC140189213 gene encoding histone H4, whose translation MSGRGKGGKGLGKGGAKRHRKVLRDNIQGITKPAIRRLARRGGVKRISGLIYEETRGVLKVFLENVIRDAVTYTEHAKRKTVTAMDVVYALKRQGRTLYGFGG comes from the coding sequence atgtctggcagagggaaaggaggcaaAGGACTGGGCAAAGGCGGAGCCAAGCGGCACCGTAAAGTGCTCCGTGATAACATCCAGGGCATCACCAAACCGGCCATCCGCCGTCTGGCTCGCCGTGGTGGTGTAAAGCGGATCTCGGGTCTGATCTACGAGGAGACCCGCGGGGTGCTGAAGGTTTTCCTGGAGAATGTGATCCGGGATGCGGTCACCTACACCGAACACGCCAAGCGCAAGACGGTCACTGCCATGGATGTGGTGTACGCTCTGAAACGCCAGGGCCGCACTCTCTATGGCTTCGGCGGCTGA
- the LOC140189315 gene encoding histone H2AX-like, producing MSGRGKSGAGKVRSKAKSRSSRAGLQFPVGRVHRLLRKGNYAERVGAGAPVYLAAVLEYLTAEILELAGNAARDNKKTRIIPRHLQLAVRNDEELNKLLGGVTIAQGGVLPNIQAVLLPKKTGGASK from the coding sequence ATGTCTGGACGTGGAAAAAGCGGCGCCGGCAAAGTTCGGTCCAAGGCCAAATCTCGCTCATCTCGGGCTGGACTGCAGTTCCCGGTCGGCCGGGTTCATCGACTCTTAAGAAAGGGCAACTATGCTGAGCGGGTGGGTGCCGGAGCCCCGGTCTAtctggctgctgtgctcgagtATCTGACAGCCGAAATCCTCGAATTGGCCGGTAATGCAGCCCGGGACAATAAGAAGACCCGCATCATCCCCCGACACCTGCAGCTGGCCGTCCGCAACGACGAGGAGCTGAACAAGCTGCTGGGAGGGGTGACTATCGCTCAGGGCGGTGTGTTACCCAATATCCAGGCTGTGCTGTTGCCCAAGAAAACCGGCGGTGCCAGTAAGTGA
- the LOC140188940 gene encoding histone H2B-like, translating to MPDPAKPAPKKGAKKALSKPASKTGKKRKRSRKETYAIYIYKVMKQVHPDTGISSKAMSIMNSFVNDIFERIAGEASRLAHYNKRSTISSREIQTAVRLLLPGELAKHAVSEGTKAVTKYTSSK from the coding sequence ATGCCGGATCCAGCGAAACCCGCTCCCAAGAAGGGCGCCAAGAAAGCTTTGTCCAAGCCAGCGAGCAAGACTGGCAAGAAGCGCAAGAGGTCGAGGAAGGAGACTTACGCCATCTACATCTACAAAGTGATGAAGCAGGTTCACCCCGACACCGGCATCTCCTCCAAGGCCATGAGCATCATGAATTCATTCGTCAACGATATTTTCGAGCGCATCGCGGGCGAGGCTTCCCGCCTGGCCCATTACAACAAGCGGTCCACCATCAGCTCCCGGGAGATCCAGACCGCCGTGCGCCTGCTGCTGCCCGGGGAGCTGGCCAAGCACGCCGTGTCCGAAGGGACAAAGGCGGTGACCAAGTACACCAGCTCCAAGTGA